The following coding sequences are from one Arachis hypogaea cultivar Tifrunner chromosome 7, arahy.Tifrunner.gnm2.J5K5, whole genome shotgun sequence window:
- the LOC112701841 gene encoding receptor-like protein 6, whose amino-acid sequence MGYLMLLVVRVVMCVYMFMMFHFACLSSHLCHPDESSALLHFKTQFIFNPSFSEYFYEYECPHVYPKMSTWENGTDCCSWMGVTCHSVSGHVIGLDLSCGALVGNMNPNSTLFHLTHLQTLSLAFNDFDGSQLPSQFERLVSLIHLNLSSCGFEGDIPSQISHLSKLQLLDLSWNNDLKWKETSWKRMLQNATALREIVLDETDMSSISLTPNPLSNWSFSFSLVTLSLSITRIRGHLTSHVLCLPNLHELNLYGNENIQVHVPKLNCSTSLSFLDISWCQFPGSQIPDSFSNLTQLTFLDLSQNGFNGSIPSLLSNFQHLTHLDLSHNAFTGSFPSLLSNLQHLTHLDLSLNAFTGSFPSFLSNLHHLVYLDLSWNKFSGQIPNVFDRHTKLQTLFLHDNTLEGKLPSSLFVLTQLSSLDCSNNKIEGPLPDKVAFLNLTQLNLEGNLLDGTIPEWALSLKSLRSLDLSNNRFRGHISEITSYSFEYLDLCNNELQGNFPESIFHLVNLTDLCLSSDNWSGIVHFPLFSKLQNLEYLHLSGCSSLLLKSETSVNHTFSNLMALQLLSSNITGWLEFSGKFPNLDYLKLYNNSLQEKVPEWIHGMDSLTYLNLSHNNFTLMDHFPWYRLQNLDLSFNSMADDISCFFCNVTLLKIINLSHNKFTGTFPQCLANSSSLEDLDLQMNKLHGTLPDNFLDLTTLNLNGNNFEGLLPKSLSKCPGLVDLDLDNNQFEDTFPNWLQNISNLEILVLRGNKLYGQIVNLKCEKIFASLIIFDISCNNFSGSLPKAYIQNFRAMKIVHDDVQSPLSYIEADWQVSHGTTEYDSSMVATIKRVSLPLTKIPRVFVIIDLSENKFEGEIPDDFGELHGLIGLNLSHNRLVGHIPHSLGNLTNLESLDLSSNMLTGDIPTELANLNFLEVLNLSQNQLVGPIPRGKQFDTFSNDSYEGNTGLCGFPLSIQCNNNVPLQQYPSSEAEDKFGFGWKPVAIGYACGMVLGIGLGYCVFSIGKPEWLVVLFGGKRTKRRSRGNRRRARTTLFQLLVVM is encoded by the coding sequence ATGGGGTATTTGATGTTGTTGGTTGTTAGAGTGGTGATGTGTGTGTATATGTTTATGATGTTCCATTTTGCATGTTTGTCTTCGCATCTATGCCATCCCGATGAGAGTTCTGCCTTGCTTCACTTTAAGACCCAATTCATTTTTAACCCTTCATTTTCTGAATATTTTTATGAGTATGAGTGCCCCCATGTTTATCCAAAGATGAGTACGTGGGAAAATGGGACAGATTGCTGCTCATGGATGGGTGTCACGTGCCACTCTGTGTCTGGTCACGTGATTGGCCTCGATCTCAGTTGTGGTGCTCTTGTAGGTAATATGAATCCCAATAGCACTCTTTTTCATCTTACTCATCTCCAAACACTCAGCCTTGCATTCAATGATTTTGATGGTTCTCAATTGCCTTCTCAGTTTGAAAGGCTTGTGAGTCTCATACACTTGAATTTATCCAGTTGTGGGTTTGAAGGTGATATTCCTTCTCAAATCTCACACCTTTCCAAATTACAATTACTTGATCTCTCTTGGAATAATGATTTGAAGTGGAAAGAAACAAGTTGGAAAAGAATGTTGCAAAATGCAACAGCTTTACGTGAGATTGTATTGGATGAGACAGACATGTCTTCCATTAGCTTAACACCAAACCCTTTGTCCAAttggtctttttctttttctttggttaCTCTTAGTCTTAGTATTACCAGAATAAGGGGACACTTGACAAGTCACGTTCTCTGTTTACCCAACCTTCATGAGCTCAATCTATACGGAAATGAAAACATTCAAGTCCATGTTCCAAAGTTGAATTGCAgtacttctcttagttttttggATATTTCATGGTGTCAATTCCCAGGATCACAAATCCCTGATTCCTTTTCTAACCTCACACAGCTAACTTTTTTGGACTTGTCTCAAAATGGATTCAATGGTTCAATCCCATCATTGCTCTCAAACTTTCAGCATCTCACTCACTTGGACCTTTCACACAATGCATTCACTGGTTCGTTCCCATCATTGCTCTCAAACCTTCAGCATCTCACTCACTTGGACCTTTCATTGAATGCATTCACTGGTTCGTTCCCATCATTTCTTTCAAACCTTCATCATCTTGTTTACTTGGATCTTTCATGGAATAAATTTAGTGGTCAAATTCCAAATGTGTTTGATAGGCACACCAAGTTGCAAACTCTCTTCCTTCATGATAACACTTTGGAAGGAAAGTTGCCATCCTCGTTGTTTGTCTTAACTCAACTCTCTTCCTTGGATTGTTCTAATAATAAAATTGAGGGACCACTACCCGACAAAGTAGCCTTTTTAAATCTCACTCAATTAAATCTAGAAGGCAACTTATTAGATGGGACAATTCCTGAGTGGGCCTTATCCCTCAAGTCTTTGAGATCCTTAGATCTATCAAATAACAGATTCAGAGGGCACATAAGTGAAATTACATCTTATTCCTTCGAGTATTTAGACTTGTGCAACAATGAGCTCCAAGGAAATTTTCCAGAATCCATTTTTCATCTTGTCAACCTTACTGATTTGTGCTTGTCTTCAGATAACTGGAGCGGTATTGTCCACTTCCCACTCTTCTCTAAGCTTCAAAACTTGGAGTATCTTCATCTTTCAGGTTGTAGTTCATTATTGCTAAAATCTGAAACTAGTGTTAATCACACTTTCTCCAATTTGATGGCACTGCAGTTGCTTTCTAGCAATATTACTGGTTGGTTGGAATTCTCCGGAAAATTTCCAAATTTGGATTATCTTAAATTGTACAACAATAGTCTTCAGGAAAAAGTGCCAGAATGGATACATGGTATGGATTCATTAACTTATTTGAATCTCTCACACAACAATTTTACATTGATGGACCATTTCCCATGGTATCGACTTCAAAACCTTGATCTTAGTTTCAACTCGATGGCTGATGACATTTCTTGCTTCTTTTGTAATGTAACCTTGTTGAAAATTATCAACTTGTCCCACAACAAATTCACAGGAACATTTCCACAGTGCCTTGCCAATAGCTCATCCCTTGAAGATTTGGATCTACAAATGAACAAACTTCATGGAACTTTGCCAGATAACTTTCTGGATCTTACTACACTGAATCTCAATGGCAACAATTTCGAAGGTCTATTGCCGAAATCTTTGTCCAAATGCCCAGGACTTGTGGATTTGGATCTCGATAACAATCAATTTGAGGACACATTTCCCAATTGGCTTCAGAATATATCAAATTTGGAAATACTGGTCTTACGAGGCAATAAGTTGTACGGTCAGATTGTAAATTTGAAATGTGAAAAGATATTTGCAAGTTTGATTATTTTTGACatatcatgcaataactttagcgGCTCATTACCAAAAGCATACATACAAAATTTTCGAGCCATGAAGATTGTTCATGATGATGTGCAAAGCCCTTTGTCTTATATTGAAGCAGATTGGCAAGTTAGTCACGGCACAACAGAATATGACAGTTCTATGGTTGCAACAATTAAAAGAGTCAGTCTTCCTTTAACGAAAATTCCAAGAGTCTTTGTAATTATTGATTTGTCAGAAAACAAATTTGAAGGAGAGATTCCAGATGATTTTGGGGAGCTTCATGGACTCATAGGCCTCAATCTTTCTCATAACAGACTTGTTGGTCATATTCCCCACTCTTTGGGAAATTTGACAAATCTTGAATCATTGGATCTTTCCTCAAATATGCTTACTGGGGATATTCCTACTGAATTGGCAAATCTGAACTTTCTTGAAGTCTTGAATCTTTCCCAAAACCAGTTGGTGGGACCAATACCCAGAGGAAAACAGTTTGATACATTTTCAAATGATTCCTATGAGGGAAACACGGGGTTATGTGGATTTCCATTGTCAATTCAATGCAACAACAATGTCCCTTTGCAACAATATCCATCTTCTGAGGCTGAAGACAAATTTGGGTTTGGTTGGAAGCCAGTGGCAATAGGATATGCATGTGGAATGGTACTTGGAATAGGATTGGGATATTGTGTTTTCTCAATTGGAAAGCCTGAATGGCTAGTGGTCCTCTTTGGAGGTAAAAGGACCAAAAGGAGGAGCCGTGGAAACCGCCGGCGTGCAAGAACAACTCTGTTTCAGCTTTTGGTTGTAATGTAA